From Argopecten irradians isolate NY chromosome 2, Ai_NY, whole genome shotgun sequence, the proteins below share one genomic window:
- the LOC138315530 gene encoding uncharacterized protein isoform X2, producing MPRGLGIRKRRGPGVALSPPPEKRKGGRRAVPLPKRTETAAGETRRETPRGQLPEVPVVELEEVQVEDGITGMGIEPEPQMLLNVHDNGYNNSTTPEIEIIPLESDSIGDHVPRAIKQKIWGHEYINLALLLKGYSELNDFCTSAPMVVGSSGMIETRPPTCKEKIPNVEKWTDAFHIYMSIYLERFPAKVQELLQYVKTIRGAACQGVPGGWRVYDEQFRARLSQSPGLAWNQINSNLWLRVMTPQAGGMGKNNVVKGGNKEWGGKHSKPSPCFGFNRGKCTYSNCRYTHVCSICAADHSALQCTKSFRPSAASSSQGKNPHGSVQSGKNPNK from the coding sequence ATGCCAAGAGGTCTTGGAATTAGGAAGCGGCGAGGTCCCGGGGTGGCTTTGTCTCCGCCCCCAGAGAAAAGAAAAGGGGGAAGGCGAGCAGTTCCCCTCCCAAAAAGGACGGAGACCGCCGCTGGCGAGACCCGGAGGGAGACTCCACGTGGTCAGCTGCCAGAGGTACCAGTAGTAGAGCTAGAGGAGGTACAAGTGGAGGATGGGATCACAGGTATGGGCATAGAGCCCGAACCGCAGATGTTATTAAATGTACATGATAATGGTTACAATAATAGCACTACCCCCGAGATCGAAATTATCCCCCTGGAGTCCGACTCCATCGGTGACCATGTGCCCCGGgctataaaacaaaaaatctggGGTCACGAGTATATAAATTTGGCCCTTCTTTTAAAGGGCTACTCAGAATTGAATGACTTTTGCACTAGTGCGCCGATGGTTGTCGGATCCAGTGGGATGATAGAGACCCGCCCCCCTActtgtaaagaaaaaataccaaatgtGGAGAAATGGACAGATGCTTTCCACATTTATATGTCCATTTATTTGGAAAGATTCCCCGCTAAGGTACAGGAACTTTTGCAGTATGTAAAAACAATACGTGGGGCAGCTTGTCAGGGTGTGCCAGGGGGTTGGCGAGTGTATGATGAGCAATTTAGGGCTCGTCTTAGTCAATCTCCTGGTTTAGCATGGAACCAAATTAATTCAAACCTTTGGCTCCGGGTAATGACCCCTCAAGCCGGTGGAATGGGGAAGAACAATGTGGTCAAGGGAGGTAACAAGGAGTGGGGTGGGAAACATTCCAAGCCATCACCTTGCTTTGGCTTCAATAGGGGTAAATGCACGTATAGTAACTGCAGGTACACTCATGTTTGCAGTATTTGTGCTGCTGACCATAGTGCATTGCAGTGCACTAAGTCTTTTCGGCCCTCAGCTGCAAGTTCCAGTCAAGGAAAAAACCCCCATGGCAGTGTCCAGTCTGGGAAAAACCCCAATAAATAG
- the LOC138315530 gene encoding integrase/recombinase xerD homolog isoform X1 translates to MPRGLGIRKRRGPGVALSPPPEKRKGGRRAVPLPKRTETAAGETRRETPRGQLPEVPVVELEEVQVEDGITVGQILPVSSRRRTGATCGAKPSMGNLQLEIETLIHGSLSNNTKQAYSTGLSSFKKFRELYRLSEMWPVPINHLLQYVAYLSISGASPSTTQTYLSGISYHHKIKGWGDPAKQFLVQKVMEGYRRTKASPDVRAPITLDILRKIVGALPFVCTSTYETSLFRVAFLLAFFGFMRVGELTSTANSDHAVGLSDVSLNDQEVTLKLTHSKTDQTGKGHILVISACPDLSLCPVKATSAFLRIRPKSLTREFLCHASGRSLSRYQFSAVLKKTLQFANVPAANFKTHSFRIGAASAASLQGTPDEQIKVLGRWKSACFQRYIRISAPTLLCR, encoded by the exons ATGCCAAGAGGTCTTGGAATTAGGAAGCGGCGAGGTCCCGGGGTGGCTTTGTCTCCGCCCCCAGAGAAAAGAAAAGGGGGAAGGCGAGCAGTTCCCCTCCCAAAAAGGACGGAGACCGCCGCTGGCGAGACCCGGAGGGAGACTCCACGTGGTCAGCTGCCAGAGGTACCAGTAGTAGAGCTAGAGGAGGTACAAGTGGAGGATGGGATCACAG TGGGACAGATTCTTCCAGTTAGCTCCAGGCGCAGAACGGGAGCCACATGTGGTGCCAAACCATCTATGGGAAATCTTCAATTAGAAATTGAGACTTTAATTCATGGTAGTTTGTCCAATAATACAAAGCAGGCATACAGTACAGGCCTGTCATCTTTTAAAAAATTCCGAGAGTTATACAGGCTATCTGAGATGTGGCCTGTGCCTATCAATCATTTGCTACAATATGTGGCTTATTTATCTATCAGTGGAGCATCCCCTAGCACTACACAAACTTACTTGTCAGGTATAAGTTACCACCACAAAATTAAGGGGTGGGGGGATCCTGCAAAACAATTTTTAGTACAGAAAGTTATGGAAGGTTATAGGCGTACAAAGGCATCTCCTGATGTGCGAGCTCCAATTACCTTAGATATCTTAAGGAAGATTGTAGGTGCATTACCGTTTGTTTGCACTTCAACATATGAAACAAGTTTATTTCGTGTGGCCTTCCTGTTAGCCTTTTTTGGTTTTATGAGGGTTGGTGAACTTACTAGTACTGCTAATTCAGATCATGCAGTGGGACTATCAGATGTGTCTTTAAATGATCAGGAGGTGACATTAAAACTAACCCACTCAAAAACAGATCAGACAGGTAAGGGTCATATTTTGGTTATCAGTGCTTGTCCAGATTTATCATTGTGCCCGGTTAAGGCAACATCAGCATTCCTTAGGATACGTCCTAAATCTCTAACTCGTGAATTTCTTTGCCATGCTAGTGGAAGGTCATTGTCGCGTTACCAATTTTCAGCAGTTTTGAAGAAAACATTGCAGTTCGCTAATGTCCCAGCTGCCAATTTTAAAACTCACAGTTTTCGCATAGGGGCGGCGTCTGCGGCTTCGTTGCAGGGAACTCCGGATGAACAGATAAAAGTGCTGGGCCGCTGGAAGTCGGCATGTTTTCAGAGATACATACGTATTAGTGCTCCAACATTGTTATGCCGTTAG